The DNA region AATAGTAAGAGGAATGATGTTGTGAGCAGCTCTTTGGAATCGCTGGCAGTAATGCGAGCTTGCATGATCCAGTTGAGCTTCCTGTGAAGTGACCCAAAAAAAATAGCTCTGATCTGTATTCATTACATCCAAATCTTTCCACACCATTAACCGCGTAATACTCTTAGGCCAAACGTAGCTGCTGCTAGGATTTTGTCCTGTGCTCGATCAGGAGGGGGGCATGAAAAACGGTGCAAGTAGAGAATCATTATTTATGGATTGATGATTCAGAACTGAATGACGCTGCTGAGGTGATCTTGTGTTGTAGCTGTGATGTATAATTCAGAATAGGCGCTTGTTAGGTTGATGCCCCCAGTCTAACGATGGCAGTTTGTAGTGTTCTCTTGCTTTGCTCACACTGGGGGCCGTGGAGGAGCGAGCAGGAAAGGAGTCTGCCCAGCTTGTCACTTCCCATCATGAGGTAGCGGCTGGGACTATTCTGAGATGTCGATATGGGACATGACATTAATCTTGAGCCAAGCGAGTACTCGTAAAACAAAAGCCTCCATCACCTTGCCATTTCTGTTCATCTTCGTTGAAACAAACGTCTGTCTTCTGCCTGCTTTGTACAAAATGAGTGAACTTTTAGAGGCTAATGGAAAGCTAAGGCTAAGAAAAGATGTAATATTTAGATCTCTGTGCAGTCAGCCAGTTAAAACAGTATCATGACCGTCCTGTACAACTGTGACAGTACGCGTCTCCCTGCAGCTCATCCAGTAGCCATGTTATCCACATAGTCAGCAGAGGGACGCACAGCTGATGCAAAATGAAAGGAGTGCGCACCATTACTTATGTGTGTTACATGatgtacatatattgtgtttccCCTCCTTGTTGCCCTCAATTTACAGAAAACATCTCTTTACATGTTCGATGCATGGATGACTGATGATTTTCTCCCCCCTCTGTAGGTTCTTTAGCCCCCGGCTCTCATTTTCTTGGGCGCTTTCAGGACCGTATGGTTTGGATAATGATCCTGGAGAGAGGATATGGCTATTGTACAGTCAGCATTAAGGTACTGTGTCTTTCTGTTTGCTTATAAAGAATCACTGCAGTCATTTACAACATGATTACATAGTGCGGTGTGGTTTGTTACAGGGTCTGGAGCTGCAGGAGACATCTTGCCACACAGTGGAGGCACGGAGAGTGGATGAGGTGTTTGAGGCTGCTTTTGAGCGCCCTGAGCGGCTCGGCTTCACCCAGGGCTTTAACCTACACTGGGCAAACGCCCTCACCCCTTGTGCTGCCCTCGCAGTGCGAGTCTACTCCGATGCCCGAAATGTGCTCTCTGGCATCATTGACTCTCATGACAACTTGAGGAAACTTCAGGATGACTTTCTTAAAGCACTGGTCTGGTTGCTCCTCCGATACTGTGTGCAGAAGCATAAAGGATTTCTGTGGAGCTGTGAAGAAGGGCCAGGGGTCGGAGGCAGGAAGTCCCAGTCTTCCCAGTTGGCCCAGACCACTTGTAACCAGCCACCTGAGGCTGTCGTGGTGGAATCCAATGTGTCTTCTCTCAGGTTCAGACAGGACAGCTCCAGTTTGACCTCCTTTGGTGATTGGTCAGATGAGGATGACTTATTTGGACCTCAACCAGCCAGGCGGACGGTGGCGTTAGTGACCGCAGAGGCCCAGCCTGGACACGCAGGGCTGCAGACAGGAGCCTCCCTGCCAGGCTCTGTGGAGATGGACAGTCTTTTTGAAAACATGGCTCTCTCCGCCCTGCAGCCACTGCAGCCTCTGGGTCTGGGCATCGGGATGCCAGCAGTGGATAAAGGCCGCAACCCAGAGGTCTTCAGAGAGAGTCCCGGCTCTCTCCCTCAGCTGAACTTCAGCTGCCCCCAGTCGGAAGTGTTCAACCTACCGACGGGGTGGAGGACTGCGCCTCTGCTGCCATCCCGCTTGCTGCAGCTCAGGCCTTTGTTTCCTGAGGACTGGTTTCGGTTCACCTTGGGGCGGTTTGGGCCTGCTGTGCAGGGCGAGACCTCGGAGGACATGACCAAGGCCCTGAAGGAGGATGAAGCCTTGAAAGAGCTGCATGCACAGGTTGCACTTTCATGTCTCATCTCACTGGGGGCAGAGTCTGCCTTCACTAGTCCCAGTTACGTATACAGACTCTATTGCGGAGATATACCATGGACGGAAGGACTCGACTGGCTGTCCTCAAGTAAAGAACTTTACCAGCTCGCACTACGGGCTTTCAGGTAAAATTGGCAGTTTCTAGCTTTTGGTAACTCCGATCACTATATGTCATTAGAGTTAATCCTTGTGACATGACTCTTCTTAAATAAATCAATGCAGAGGTGATAAGTGTGTGCGAGAATTATATAtaccagagaaaaaaaatatatatttccttgAAATTTTGCCTCTAATGTTTTGTTTGCCTTCAGGTTCAGTTTCAAGCTGCTGTTTGATCAAGCAAGTCTAGGACCCATGGAGTCCCCTGAGGAATTGTTCAGCACCTTGGAGGAATATGAAAGGGATTGGTACATTGGCCTGGTGACAGAGAAAGGCTGGCACGACAGCGTCCTTCAGGAGAAACCCTTCCTATTCTCTCTAGGACATGACCTCGCTATGGTAATTGCACACACCAGTCcttgtttacatcctgtcaaaGCTACAAAATATCAAATCTGTTGATACCTTACCTACAGCTCATTCTTATTCAGACGTCGGAATGAAATTGAGGGTATTTGAAATAACAATTTAGAGCCAGTCtcagtgaaatgtgtgtgtattacaTTTGTATGATTGACTGTCCTTGTCCACAGGGTACGTACACAGGGCGAGTTCTGTCCCTGCAGGAGCAGCTGGTGCAGGTGGGTCGTCTGAATGGAGAGGGGGTGCGAGGCCAGTGGGCAAACCTTTCCTGGGAGCTCCTGTATGCTACTAATGACGACGAGGAGCGTTACAGCATCCAGGCTCACCCATTCATGCTAAGGAACCTAACTGTTCAGGCAGCTGATCCCCCTCTAGGGTACCCCATTTACTCCTCAGCCCCCCTTCACTTCCCCTGCCTCTGACCTGTGGCTCAACCTTTTTGCCGAACATATTCTGGAGAGCGAGGAGGATGCTTTTCAGTCGGCGCTACCCCATCAAAATATCAATTTCCAAAGGTAATGGTTAGTAGGAATATCTTGTGGAAACTATAGCAAAGTCAAGAGAAAACTTCAGTTTTGAAGTTTTGCTTTTGAAACCGTTGACTCACATGAGTTCAGAAAACTAATGTCTATGGGAACCtactttgtttttcacattAATTATTTTGGTGCTTCATTTCCtgcaccacagaagaagaagcagtggCATCGAACATATTTTAACTGAGTCTGGACTACCTCCTAGAACAGCACATTAAAGAGAAAGTCACCGATAGGTTTCCACCGAAGCACATACGTTTTGTGGTTTGTTAAGTAATGTTTGTGCTTAAAAGGAAGTGAATACATTAGCCCGCCTCCCCTCTTGATGACACCTGCTGAATACCTCTggttttattgtactttttagaTTTCACAATTTTCAGGTGATCCCCCCTcgtccacaaaaaaaacagacaagaattttaatgttttgttaagATATCAAGGATGTGCCTTGGGTATGTTTTTGCTGTATGTGGAAGGTGTTTTGTgctattgttttgtttacaatTCACTTGTTTACAACTTAGAATGAAGAGTTAAATGAATTTGTCCATATTCTCTTGTACATATTGTTGATTTTTATATGTGTACCTGTATATACTTATAATAAAATAGCTTGGCAGAAGCAGTTTTGTTACGTTTCACTGAACAAACTTGCCAGGGCAGAAAATATATCCAAAACAAAATTTATTAGGCATTCAAAAGGTTAGTATCATAATCCTCATGTTATCAATTAATGTAGGCTTTTCAGGCAGAAGTTCAGATAATCTGAAGATGTTTGTTACACAAAAAATCGTAAAATATAGGatttaatttagattttcataatgaaataataaaaatgcaccCATTTTTATCAGACCCTGCCATGCTCTGAGAAGGGAGCTCTGAGCTTTCAAAGCAGTTGTGTCGTTAAATGTTTTCCTTTGAGATGAAAGTAAAGAAAACCCAGATCACTTTCCAGGTCGAACATCAGGAATGCAATAAATGTGTTTCCTCTTGAGGATGTGAATCTCAGGAGGTCTTGGCCTTGGGTTTAGTGAAGTATGCAGAGTCTGCATCCTGCAAAAGAAATGACTGGCCGTTAGCACTGTTTGAATAccgtaaattaaataaaaattgtaGCTTAAGACCAAGCATTGCTTTTTTTTAGGCATGTTTCCCCCCCAAATAAGTTCacttttaaaaaggtaaaatttttatattaaaattgtGCCACATTTCCAAAATTCCCGAGCTTAATTTCCTGGAAATTTTGCATCCCTAGTCACATGCATGACTGTGACATTCCCTGAACCCCAGTGACTTCACTGTTCAGGAATACTGCATgtagattttgtttgtttttttttgtctcaaaaGGATACGTCACAAACCTTACTGAAGTATAAGCATGTGACGCTCCAGTGTCTGGCCAGTTGGACGTGACCTTTCTTCACGGCCCTCAGCTGTCACTATCCAGCAGAGGCCAACAGGCACActggtcagtcagtcagcaccGCGGGAGAGTAGTCATGCTCACTGTCATACCCTGGCTACCGTCTTCTTCTTATTAGACTCAAGCAAGGTCAGTAACAGCTGAGGCCTCCCAGCTGTTAAGACACAGCTCTACATAGTGTCTGCCACGTTCTGCTATATTCAAGTATTTTAAGTCCTTTGACACAGTGAGAATCCCCCGGTCCCAGGTCTGACGGGGCAAGGTCAACCACACAGAATGCAATAGCGAggccaaacaaacagaaacaacaaaccGGTCTCATCACATGTGAGCGCTTTCTGGTGCATTCTGACTAAAGCGAGCCTTTTTATCTGAATTTGACCAGGTGTACAatatggaaaatatttttttcagtagTACAAGGGATATTTTCAAAGGTCCTATACACCCATGGTACACCCAAACTGGTGTTTCCACTCATTTTGGCTCAACAAATCTCTGCCTACAGAAAAACTATGTGAGCCTATGGATGCTTggcattaaaggaccagtgtgtaacattttggggatctattggcagaaatggaatataatattaataagtagttttctttagtgtataatcacctgaaaataagaattgttgtgttttcgttaccttagagtgagccttttatatctacatatggagcgggtcctcttcaccgagtagcccagaacggacaaaccaaacactggctctagagagccaTTCGTGTTTTTTGCAtcagccaccatagttctcctacacgtttggcacacgggagaagcttccgttggttgcaatctgcaacctcaccgctagaccGCTGCCATTAAACTGAATCAGGAGTATGACTTCATATAGAATAGTAATCCTCTCTCATTGGCCTTCTGTAATGCATCCTAAGTTTAGATGAGATACTTTCTCATTGTATCCCGACAgctatcaataaatcaaatgctctgacaaaaaaaaaggaaaaaatccggtatctgtggctgtcgcaggactgtaataatcccgtccaatcattttattcgggcagaatgaaatgattggacgggctacctacctgcctgtctaccttcacacactctgcccgtgcacttaTTGCACGCGCACTGGAGTATTCCACAAGCTGCtcgcttgacagctgtgagtgctAACAATATCCATGTTcgatgtttacgttcataattaTAATAGTGGGGGATTGGCTTTGGAGGGGAGGCCTGAATGGACAAGTGTTGCCGACTTTCTTtcagctagtgctgctagctactttcattggaaaagaattGGAACCACTGAGCAGGATCATTTTTAacatctagcgtactcttgttagtttctcaagattaccaaccctagctttaaaggaGACCTGTGAACCACCTGTGTTATTCCTCGTTATGTGCACTCAGCACTTGGGCTGTGGTTAGGGATGAGGGATCATTAAGTGATAACTGATATGAGGTATACCGCCCTGATGATAAATGTTGCCTATGCTTTGGTTGAATATGCACCATATTAACTTTGTACTCATAGATTTCCTAAAAGAAGATTATATACCTACCAGACCAGCTTTGAAATTCTGCACCCTTTTTTTGCCCAGCCTGTTTGTGATGATCCAGGCAAATGTGGGAACGTACTGCCAGGCGTAGCAAAACATGAGGAAGGGCTGCTGTGCGATCCACATTTCCTTGACACCATTGGCAATTCCCACCAGCATTAAACGCACACAGCGAGTTGTTGGCATCTTGTACTCCTGGTCACCAGCTGCAGCCACGGACTTAATGTAACGGAAGGAAAACAGGTTACTGAAAACATGTTACTGAAATAGCTACTGCACATATCACATGAATACATTGTTATGTTCAAAATCAACAGCTCTATAACAAATACATTGTTCAGCTCCTCTGTGAAGGCATTTTGGACAATCTTTGACTGCACAGGCCCTGGACACACTGTGCTGATGAGTATGTTTGGATAGTCAGTCAGCTCAGTCCGAAGGGAATTGAAGAAACCCTGTAGACAATACAGTAACAATCAGCAACAGGACGTACACATGCATGAACAGCTAATCACTTGTAAAGGTATTTATGTCACATATAAACTAATACAAGTTAGGGAGAGATCCAGATAAACCAAActtgtgataaaaaaataagcatTCCTGAAAAATATTACGTCAAACAACTTGTCACAAACACTGTCTGAGGACCCTGGAGGAATgaaatcagagaaaaaaaatgttatgttagTATTGCAGGTCTGATCCAAACCGTTGCTATCTGTGTTCCCCTAGTTTACCTGAAGAGCGTGTTTGCTGGCAGAGTATCCTGTTGCTAGGGGTACCCCAGCGAAGCCGGCTACGCTGCTGACAGTCACAATGCTCCCAGTGCCTCGCTGCGTCATGTGAGGCAGCACCTGCTTGGTGATGGAGACCGTACCCAGGAAGTTGAGCTCCATCAAGGCCTGATACACATCAACACTGGTCTCCAGGCACACAGAGCGCTGGCTTCGGCCGCCATTGTTAATTAGGACATCAAtctgaaaaaggaaaagtgGACAAAACCGGAGAATAGGAAAACAGCATGATTTGAGTTGTGCTGTACATAGTATAATGGAAAGAGAACAGTAAATCAtattatcacacatttttaaaaggaaCATAACAATACCCAACAGCTGAAAACAACAAATTTAAGTTGTTAATCAAATAGAAATGCTCTTGTTGCAATGAAACTaatgatgaaaaacacattGTATTATAAAACAGAGGCCTTACGTGTCCAAAGCACTGAATCGcagcttttgttttttcctcgtGCGATGTCCTCTCCATCAAATCAAGTGGAAGAACACGAATGTCTTCATCCTGGAGGTCGGAGCGCTCTTGAGGAataaatgacagaaataatTCAGCTGGTCACAACTGAGTAAGACTGAATGAAAGAAAGTCCTATGGCAAAGTGTTAACAATGTTATTAATACTGATGCAAGAGTTCAGGAAAAAGGATTGGTGAATTTTAACTTTTAGCCAGACcataaaaacagctttttaaataaaaaacctcTCACCTAAACAGCAACGTTTTACCCTATTCAGCTCATCCTCACGTCGAGCAGACAGGATGAGACGTGACCCACACCTCGCTAGCTGGTAGGACAGCTCCTCTCCAATACCGCTGGAGGCTCCAGTGACCCAAACCACCAGCCCTTTCAGCTTATTCTCTggttaacacaaaaaaaaacactgtcaacATTTCATGTGCTGGGTCTGAGATAGGGCTCATAATATCGTAATATGGGTGtaaagtgttgtcttttcttggttttaaaggctgcattacagacAAGTGATGTAAATCGTGATAAAGTGAGTAttctctgaacttaccagactgttctagctgttctattatttgcctttaccctcTTAGTCATTATACCCACATTACTGAGGATTATTTATCATAGGTCTGGCCCGGataccattttttggggctTTGAAGCtgcggtgagaaatattcaaaggtattcgaagaTTCAAGGAGCAGCGCGGCGTGGCAGGTTGACATGTACCTGACAGTGCGACTGCCGCACtaatgtacacacacgcacctctacacacaacaaacaacgatatccgtctgagaataacttatcataattaatgtttaatatgaataatgaataatgtgtgattattccttatttcatgggctatttggggatttatacctTATTAtcacatacttatatataaaatatatattttcttattaaaaaagtctaaacaaaattaaaaacaaagcattcgaatagtgatttggaggttgaataccatggcaatggtcgaagttTTGAAGCATTCGGATCAGCCCtaatttatcaaaaatcacattgtgtaaatattttgttaaaGCACCAATATTCAACCCTACAATAACGTAATGTCGATAtaaaggtatttggtcaaaaatattgtgatatttgattttctccatattgcccagccctagtctGAGACTATgcttaaagaaaaagaaaagggggGGATTAGACCACCACTGGATCTGGTCTCCAACAGGGAActtcaaaacaatcacaaaaaataataaatatatatttttagctatattacatattttctataaaatattccaaaatgtAACTAGTATGTTTTttgagtgtgtgaatgtttaCCCTTGTGTTTTGTCCTTGACACTGGTGGTAAgtaaaatttacttttttttttgccacttttATACTCAACACTGTATTTCAGAGGAACATATTTTAATGCTTTTGCATTAGTTACTGCTACTTATTTAAAGgtcatatattataaaaaagtgagattttcatgtttttttattataaagcaggcttaagtcctatataaatactgtgaaagtatcgaaacactcaatccacagtgaaatacacacagcccgtattcagaaaccctgtatttgaaacaaactgtcaggacttctgtccatttgtgatgtcatgaatatacaatatttagacccttgacacaattttaaacgtaaacattctaaatgtgtcccagtttatttcctggttgcagtgtatgtgaatgtcatcagctgacaggaagtacacatggacccaagctgttgcctagcaacacaattatgttgcaattccattgaaatgcgctaaaacggagcgtttcagacaggagggtacatacaggcatattcaggctgacagtatgaagaaaataaagtttttatttaacattaaagcttgtaaacatgttctagtagaaacacaaaatacaggtatgtatctgaaaatgagcacgatatgggacctttaagcaatCTGAATCcctttttttccaccactgactgGTCCTTGATgtggaaaatgtgtgtaaatcaATCCCAGATATGACTAAACTGAACTGGAAGACTTTAGGAAAACGTTCACTAAGTTACATATGAAAAAGTGGAGTTTGACCTTTGAACAGCTCAGATGAGTTGAGTTACAGTCATGGATCAAACATGAAGATAATTATTGTTTACTTTGTGCAACGATGCCTCATTGAGAGCTGATCTGGGGATAGAAACAGGTCGCTTACTGTCCCCATCTTATCCTGATGCAGCTCCTTGTTTGTGAATAAGAAAGGGGACTCAATAAGAGCCATGCAGACAGGTTGGTGAACTCACCTGGCCTGTGTCCTAACACACTCGCCCACAGCAGAGTGAAGTCTGCATCCGCGAAAATAAAGCCCAGGAGGTGAGTGAGTAAATAAAGAGCTATGAGACAGCACAGCGCAGATACAATGCAGCACTCCATTTGTTAAAGATGACTGAATACACTTATGGTTCAGGTTTAGTAGCTGCTACAGTGTGTAACAAGCTTCAGCAAAGAAATAACGCCTATAGAGGATATTCGCGTCACTTCCGCTGGgatattttcaaaattaaagctcGGTGCATGTCAATTTTGGAAGAAGCACCAGCCATTCCACTgattttgaacttttttttatgattattattatttatcaagaACTGAGGCAATATGTATGTATCAATTTTTCTCTATATAgatgtaatgttttttaatttttacttttttaatgtaCCCAAGGCATTAGcagttttgtatgtatatgttgttattgtacttatattttctgaaataagaaaataaataaaccatattttttttttactttaactttGATCAACAAATGAAACTTATAAAATGTAactagtatgttaaaaaaaaagcttggtGCATGTCAATTTTGGAAGAAACACCAGCCATTCCACATTCAAATGAAGAGATGGGTGGACTGCAAACctaatttttaacttttttattattattattatttatcaagaACTGAGGCAAAATGTATGTATCACTTTTTCTTTATATAGAtgtcattttgtatttattttgtatttttacttttttaatgtatCCCTGGTATAAGCAGTtttgtagatagatagatagatagatagatagatagatagatagatagatagataggtagatagatagtaactttattgatcccgagggaaatacaaatttccagcatcacagttccatagtgcaaaacatgttagtaaaaaggcaataaaaaagttagtagtacaaagtacaaaacaaaataccagatataaaaatacaaggagatgaaggaaacggttaaaactgaatatagtgcagggtaacagctgtgatacacgactattacaaaagtgaatatagtgcagaagagactgtatgtatatgttgttattgtacttatattttctaaaaataagaaaaataaataaaccatttttttttactttaactttGATCCACAAATGAAACTTATAAGGCCCATTCAGTGGATTATTTAGGTAATAGGCCTATATATTTTGGTCTGGATTTCTTTAGGACCTTCAGTCGTTGCCAGATTTACCCTGAAGGTCCTGCATGGGGCAAAAATTAGCTGCTGGGACCCCACTAACACCaacactcttcctctctccagtCCATACGCTGTGTATAGTATTCCTGTGCTGACATATTGCATGGCCCCAGGTTTGCTGTGTGGTCAAAGGAATATGCATCATGTTAAATAAACCATATTCCCAGTTTTTTAAATGGTTTTACTAGCCTCTATAATGCAAGTTTaccagtcaatcagtcagtccaTGTATTTATCAATCTGCTTTTAATTTCAGCAACAGTCTTCATTCTTCCTGCCCTCTTGAGGTTGCCAAAGCCgtccttttttcctctgtggtGGAAGTTAGCATTTCGCAATAATGAACTTCAACCACAACAGTTAGTGTTACACAAAAACGTATTGGTTTTCTAAAGGCCATTGCTGTTTCAAAACACAATTCACTCTCCGAACAGAGATGGAAAACCAAAATAAGCCGAGCTCGCCCTCTGTTAAAATGTGCAGCAAATAGACAAATACACCAAAGCATCACATAaccaagagagagaaaaatttGTCCATGGCCTCTAATGTTGCAATAATGTAGACATCAACAGAGAATGAACAGGAGAAGCTAAAAGAGGTGACCGTGACACTGGAGCTCTATTAACAGAGGTACAGATTGTTCTACAGCAGAATcctgaatattattattacataaggCATATTTGGACATAAAATATTAAGTCTGTAAAGAACCGGTTGTCTCATATTCATCATCTGTTGACAAGAGTGTTTCTTAGCATCGAGGATGCAGACTCCTGTATTGTGCATTTGTTGTTGAAACAGGTTGtgctctttttttatatttctctgaTTATTGGTGTAAGCCATTCAGTTGGCTTATGCAGGCAAGCTCTGGCAAAACACTGCTGTCATCcattatccatctatctatctatctatctatctatctatctatctttctttctatctatctactgttacgaatatgtgcaataacatgctgatcactctgtacaataattatctgatgctgtgcaataattatataattatctgacggacactttgtgcaataatctggcaaaactgtcatctcatcaatatacatattgtattttgatattttatattttattatcttttatatttttaatatttatattgcactctctttttttattgtattatcttttcactagcacctatgggattgtcacaatctaattttgtTGTaccacacaatgacaataaagggcttggaTCTTgaatctatctatccatctatctatctatctatcatgtGCAGGCTATCAGATTTTGGGAGCTCATGTTCTTGCATGCATGCCTCCTGTGTTGCAGCCTGAGCAGTCACAGCTCTACAGGGATGATGTCATGTTTTTGAGTACGCAACCTGCAACATCCGGGTCCTGCCTCTCTGTGCCATGGATGTACTAAAACTGGATAGGACATTCAAAGATGGCGGCCCATTTATTCCTATGGAAATCGCTCTTTGGGGCTCGTTTAGTCCTTTAGTCCTTCCTCTGGTCGAGCAGGCTCACTTCCTGTtagtcccacacacacacacaaatgggattaaataatttaatcataGGACTTCTGTACTTTACAAATGTTATTGAACTGAATGGATCAAAttctgaaaaaaggaaaaaagtaattttcggGGGATTCTGACGCTCAGAATAAAAATATTCACAATTTTACAGCtcgctcctttttttttttaattattatttcaaaattacagtatccatagtaacagcagaaaacatttaaaacatttacacacaagagaagcatagcgaaaacataaacaaagatttgtgccaaacataaaaggacaacataaattaaacaaaaccaacataaaataaaaaaaacacaataaaaataaataaataaatatataataataaaaaagaccatGCGgcagtatgacaataatttaacttaaaaactttaaagattcCTTTTCCAATGGTTGTGTATGGGATAACTGCACTTTAGGGGCAGTGTGCGTCACGTGATGATCCCGGaagttgtaatttaaaaaaaaaaaaaatattgaagataattaatctacaaacattaaggcattgcaATATAAACTAACATACAAGGCAAAATTGGACTggaaaaaaacttaaattataaaaataataaaataataataacaaaaataccggaagttgtatttttattattttttttaatttaagttatttttcctatccaattgtgccttgtatgttggaagtattgagtttagataacaatgccttaatgtttgtaaattaattatcttcaataaaaaataataataacacaaacaaaccggAAGCTGTAGTTACCCAGAGCAACCACTACACCAGGCTCCGCAGCGCAGCGCCGTTCCTGGTGGGCT from Sebastes umbrosus isolate fSebUmb1 chromosome 16, fSebUmb1.pri, whole genome shotgun sequence includes:
- the dhrs7 gene encoding dehydrogenase/reductase SDR family member 7; protein product: MECCIVSALCCLIALYLLTHLLGFIFADADFTLLWASVLGHRPENKLKGLVVWVTGASSGIGEELSYQLARCGSRLILSARREDELNRVKRCCLERSDLQDEDIRVLPLDLMERTSHEEKTKAAIQCFGHIDVLINNGGRSQRSVCLETSVDVYQALMELNFLGTVSITKQVLPHMTQRGTGSIVTVSSVAGFAGVPLATGYSASKHALQGFFNSLRTELTDYPNILISTVCPGPVQSKIVQNAFTEELNNSVAAAGDQEYKMPTTRCVRLMLVGIANGVKEMWIAQQPFLMFCYAWQYVPTFAWIITNRLGKKRVQNFKAGLDADSAYFTKPKAKTS